The following proteins come from a genomic window of Plasmodium vivax chromosome 3, whole genome shotgun sequence:
- a CDS encoding sexual stage antigen s16, putative (encoded by transcript PVX_000930A) yields MNAKNLMASFSLILLLCVLLNLAIVQVNANENNKIKGGKVPPPSVPTGNNSDNNVPKKDGGENNPPPDAENALQELKNFTKNLEKKTTTNRNIIISTTVINMVLLVLLSGLIGYNTKKGFKKGQMGSVKEVTPEAQKGKL; encoded by the coding sequence ATGAACgccaaaaatttaatggCATCCTTCTCCCTAATCCTCCTCTTGTGTGTCCTGCTAAATCTGGCAATCGTTCAGGTTAAcgcaaatgaaaataacaaaataaaaggagggaaggtaccccccccttctgtgcCCACAGGAAATAACTCAGATAACAATGTACCCAAAAAAGatggaggagaaaataacCCCCCCCCTGATGCAGAAAACGCTTTACAAGAACTGAAAAACTTTActaaaaatttggaaaaaaaaacgacaacaaacagaaatataataatcaGCACGACTGTGATTAACATGGTTCTGTTGGTATTGTTATCTGGGCTAATAGGATacaacacaaaaaaggggtttaAAAAAGGCCAAATGGGCAGCGTAAAGGAGGTAACTCCAGAagcccaaaaggggaaattgTAA
- a CDS encoding hydroxyacyl glutathione hydrolase, putative (encoded by transcript PVX_000925A) yields MKASAEVLVIPSLHDNFAYVIIDEKTKKAACVDPVEPEKILRKIENLSVDLEYVLCTHHHYDHSGGNIRMKELKKKIKVVGSAYESTPGVSEKVYDSQIVRLGELCIKAIHAPCHTKGHIMYYVYKMDDQKNEDNNYAPILFTGDTLFIAGCGRFFEGSAREMFKNIEKVKGYRKETLIYCGHEYTLNNLRFAMSIENDNEHMKNKMKEAEEKVNSRKPSVPSTIEQENLINPFFRTHHYTDKFNTTDEVKILDKLRELKNNF; encoded by the exons atgaag gcaaGCGCAGAGGTGCTTGTCATCCCGTCGCTGCATGACAACTTCGCCTACGTCATAATTGATGA GAAAACGAAGAAGGCTGCCTGTGTAGACCCAGTGGAGCCAGAAAAG ATACTCAGGAAAATCGAAAACTTGAGCGTCGACTTGGAGTACGTCCTCTGCACGCATCACCATTATGACCATTCAg GAGGGAACATACGCATGAAGgagctgaagaaaaaaattaaagtcgTCGGGTCGGCGTACGAATCGACCCCGGGTGTCAGTGAAAAGGTTTACGACAGCCAGATTGTTCGTCTAG GCGAGCTGTGCATAAAGGCCATCCACGCGCCGTGCCACACGAAGGGGCACATCATGTATTACGTGTACAAAATGGACGACCAGAAAAACGAAGACAACAACTACGCGCCCATTTTGTTCACGGGAGACACCCTGTTCATTGCCGGGTGCGGCAGGTTCTTCGAGGGCAGCGCCAGGGAGATGTTTAAGAATATAGAAAAGGTTAAGGGGTATCGCAAGGAGACGCTCATTTACTGCGGACATGAGTACACCCTCAACAATTTGAG ATTCGCGATGAGCATCGAAAACGACAACGAACacatgaagaacaaaatgaaggaggcAGAAGAAAAAGTCAACAGCAGAAAGCCATCCGTCCCGTCCACCATCGAACAGGAAAACCTCATCAACCCCTTTTTCAGAACCCATCATTACACGGACAAATTTAACACAACAGATGAGGTGAAGATATTGGACAAGCTACGGGAGTTGAAGAACAATTTTTAG
- a CDS encoding hypothetical protein, conserved (encoded by transcript PVX_000920A): protein MKKKKKTSKAEAKSPAEGELQISEGKLQISEGWRQVSQGKRQINEGKQQISEGKRQINEGKRQISEGKRKIIEAKQSRGGLDSAAGKGQPADGRDNVAGKGQPSDGRDNVAGKGQLAGGKNDRRDKSPQLKTGVKADCLSVGTSKGENRNSKKRDDVGGNVLSAANVERSSRVGAEQKMGERPEGEAKGEAHEETNEESHEEAKGLIFPSDIKLIYGSITTTDREKNPNVKKKMTALLSKNLYDVVVLYYEMHFYNNIDSFQVDVNVYEIYNDLICLIDELYSMYIIDSEKKQSCYPYEDVAERYLSKELSGGWGERTQEELLQEYYILRGDRNTLFINFKLMKMVYLSAVFDLEFFGDVCQESVFLPDGGSGVGWGSGVGWGSGVDGGSGIDGLGCVDRVDYVDCVECVSRVRGCSCGADVCRVNCLSGVAPARTGDRRAGPPGRAVDRAVEAPRNDNRGDKKKSNKRKGISKRADRRSDRREIPSPVLKSEVLRYRERKSAAAAAAAEEAAVGQEEEEEDEEEEEEEEEEEEEEEEEEEEEEEEEEEEEEEEEEEEEEEEEEEVFPVEDATPFEEPPPVKEVFPFEEAPPFEEAYIREDQKLCYRILCDEQPYKALLIKDELNLSSSDDGEGYRGRARTPVKEVPALRASSASRGAARNAAAALSVESSASLANLAVAPGLAVSPGVAVSPSLAVSPSTAALPNIATSAAESHQTSSENDRDSIAQGRHSRVYTKSKWNQGILSYASQHEKSVSIPKDILNITSLLSTPILSMSNIKSLNQVNFSYGYSKTKKDLYNYCYAYLLSIHNGYDVIPMEGYKFRPIIIDGANVSAKVIHKHISNVLDTDMSTIYDCFLLHEAYVFFKRKKVDDIIIVLNPVTKKGEEYFLGNKKVCNYSYLENLIKQNAILICNEKYYHSYKGDVVKRRTYDDVLILELASHRNGCVISNDNYTDIEADTACEEIKHVISHYVVKHHYDKQNGFGLDMTKKPLKFVLNSLFQKIN from the exons atgaaaaaaaaaaaaaaaaccagcAAGGCGGAGGCGAAGAGTCCAGCCGAAGGGGAACTGCAAATAAGCGAGGGGAAGCTGCAGATAAGCGAAGGATGGCGGCAAGTGAGccaggggaagcggcagatAAATGAGGGGAAGCAACAAATAAGTGAGGGGAAACGGCAGATAAatgaggggaagcggcagatAAGTgaggggaagaggaaaataataGAGGCGAAGCAGTCACGAGGTGGGTTGGACAGCGCGGCAGGCAAGGGGCAACCAGCCGATGGGCGGGACAACGTTGCAGGCAAGGGCCAACCATCTGATGGACGGGACAACGTTGCAGGCAAGGGCCAACTAGCAGGTGGAAAGAATGACCGAAGAGACAAAAGCCCCCAGTTGAAGACAGGCGTGAAAGCGGATTGCCTATCGGTTGGCAcgtccaaaggggaaaataggAACAGCAAAAAGAGGGATGACGTGGGGGGGAACGTTTTAAGTGCCGCAAATGTGGAGAGAAGCAGCCGAGTCGGAGCGGAGCAAAAGATGGGGGAGCGGCCCGAGGGAGAGGCCAAGGGGGAAGCCCACGAGGAAACCAACGAGGAATCCCACGAGGAAGCCAAAGGGTTGATATTCCCGTCAGACATCAAGCTAATATACGGAAGCATAACCACAACGGACAGAGAGAAAAACCcaaatgtaaagaaaaaaatgacggcACTGCTTAGCAAAAACTTATATGACGTAGTGGTGCTTTACTACGAAATGCACTTTTACAACAACATAGATTCTTTCCAAGTGGATGTAAACGTGTATGAAATTTACAACGATTTGATCTGCCTGATAGACGAGCTGTATAGCATGTATATTATCGATtcggagaagaagcaaagcTGCTACCCGTATGAGGATGTGGCGGAAAGGTACCTCAGTAAGGAGTTATCCGGGGGGTGGGGTGAGAGGACTCAGGAAGAGCTGCTGCAGGAGTACTACATTTTGAGGGGAGACCGGAACACCCTCTTCATAAACTTCAAGCTGATGAAGATGGTGTATCTATCCGCCGTGTTCGACTTGGAGTTCTTCGGCGACGTGTGCCAGGAGAGCGTTTTCCTCCCCGacgggggtagcggcgttgGCTGGGGTAGCGGCGTTGGCTGGGGTAGCGGCGTTGACGGGGGTAGCGGCATTGACGGTCTTGGCTGTGTTGACCGTGTTGACTATGTTGACTGTGTTGAGTGTGTTAGCCGTGTCAGGGGGTGCAGCTGCGGCGCGGACGTGTGCCGCGTCAACTGCCTTAGCGGCGTCGCCCCCGCCCGCACCGGCGACCGGCGCGCTGGACCGCCAGGCAGAGCAGTCGACAGAGCAGTCGAGGCCCCCCGGAATGATAACCGAGGAGACAAGAAAAAGAGtaataaaaggaaaggcaTTTCGAAAAGGGCCGACAGGAGAAGCGACAGAAGGGAAATCCCGAGCCCTGTGTTGAAGTCGGAAGTGCTGCGGTACCGCGAGAGGAAGAGTGCGGCGGCGGCGGCGGCGGCGGAGGAGGCAGCGGTTgggcaggaggaggaagaagaggatgaagaagaggaggaagaggaggaggaagaggaggaggaagaagaggaggaggaagaagaggaggaggaagaagaggaggaggaagaagaggaggaggaagaagaggaggaagaagaagaagaagaggaagtatTCCCCGTTGAGGATGCCACCCCTTTtgaggaacccccccccgttAAGGAAGTATTCCCCTTTGAGGaagcccccccttttgaggaaGCCTACATCCGAGAAGACCAAAAGCTGTGCTACCGCATCCTGTGTGACGAGCAGCCGTACAAGGCCCTGCTGATAAAGGACGAGCTCAACCTGAGTTCGTCGGACGATGGGGAGGGCTACCGCGGGAGGGCGCGCACGCCCGTGAAGGAAGTCCCCGCGTTGAGAGCGTCGAGTGCGTCGAGGGGTGCAGCGCGAAACGCGGCTGCCGCGCTGAGCGTGGAGAGCAGCGCGAGTTTGGCCAACTTGGCCGTGGCGCCTGGATTGGCCGTCTCGCCTGGAGTGGCGGTTTCGCCTAGCTTGGCGGTCTCCCCGAGCACTGCCGCATTGCCGAACATTGCCACCTCCGCGGCGGAGTCGCACCAGACGAGCAGCGAAAACGACAGGGACAGCATCGCGCAGGGGAGACACAGTCGCGTGTACACCAAGTCCAAGTGGAACCAAGGAATCCTGTCGTACGCATCTCAACATGAAAAGTCAGTGAGCATCCCCAAAGATATTCTAAACATCACATCTCTATTGAGCACCCCCATTTTATCTATGAGCAATATAAAGAGCTTAAATCAGGTGAATTTTTCATACGGGTACAGTAAGACGAAGAAGGATCTGTATAACTATTGTTACGCTTATCTGTTGAGCATACACAATGGCTATGACGTCATCCCCATGGAGGGCTACAAGTTCAGACCCATCATAATTGATGGTGCAAATGTTTCTGCCAAGGTCATTCATAAGCACATTTCCAATGTGCTAGACACAGATATGTCTACAATATATGACTGCTTCTTATTACATGAggcatatgttttttttaaaagaaaaaaagtggatGATATTATCATTGTTTTAAACCCCGTGAcgaagaagggggaggagtaCTTCTTGGGGAACAAGAAGGTGTGCAATTACTCCTATTTGGAAAACTTAATAAAGCAGAATGCCATTCTGATTTGCAACGAGAAGTACTACCACAGCTACAAGGGGGACGTCGTGAAGCGGCGCACGTACGACGATGTGTTGATCCTGGAGTTGGCCTCGCACAGAA ACGGCTGCGTCATCTCCAACGACAACTACACGGACATTGAGGCAGACACCGCGTGCGAGGAAATAAAGCACGTCATCTCGCACTACGTCGTGAAGCACCATTACGACAAGCAAAACGGGTTCGGCTTGGACATGACGAAGAAGCCTTTGAAGTTTGTCTTAAATTCCCTCTTCCAGAAAATTAATTAA
- a CDS encoding hypothetical protein, conserved (encoded by transcript PVX_000915A): MFKTMMFKTMRNYFMLNFKRNYRHYSRKKNINNINRKMNDPYSDLYKMNYYGNNFKRLPNKKTKSNEYELIRTSSNSFTYSSPYPPNINYTLKPYPDSAKEFYYENRKYVMKYKNVEYIPIKRMVCKGMSRRSNWDTYYLRVEK, encoded by the coding sequence ATGTTCAAAACGATGATGTTCAAAACGATGAGGAACTATTTCATgctaaattttaaaagaaactATCGGCACTATTcaagaaagaaaaacataaacaaCATAAACCGAAAAATGAACGACCCGTATAGTGACCTGTACAAAATGAACTATTACGGAAACAACTTCAAAAGACTTCCAAATAAGAAGACCAAATCGAATGAATACGAACTGATCAGAACGTCTAGTAACTCCTTTACCTACTCGTCTCCATACCCTCCAAATATTAACTACACCTTGAAACCGTATCCCGATTCGGCCAAGGAGTTTTACTATGAAAATAGGAAATATGTGATGAAGTACAAAAACGTGGAGTACATTCCCATTAAGAGGATGGTGTGTAAGGGGATGTCCAGACGATCCAACTGGGATACGTACTACTTGAGGGTTGAAAagtga
- a CDS encoding hypothetical protein, conserved (encoded by transcript PVX_000910A) — MNVEEKYKLVKEKYKEIKEQNDILKKAIVEYKKDIKQLERNNEEQKDKISRMADENNDLLSSNSQLSSKVAQLASSLEDKKKGNSGWRNLMLLPKNSRENIQESVAFEELENKIKENEMLHKRVEDLQNENKKIEKELDECRTLHKEKINERERTIDSLNEVISNSSKSVIRLERERDEIRQQVEAEKANFAHLIEKKNECITKMERSYKAMRRKCYPRYKVNFNRIPFSARPDHYDGYLQRQINEQCLLFQSHILKAIQKLQAYLLSCKNTFASQAKQLIDVCQKLEGEQRDDQFDYSRVADLKRISQKEVSCLEEAISLLDDLGTWLRGSQDKVHAQALLRNLSTAIKKTFLNVIIYLCVEEYLFPTDTTAKSFSLKNVARELRCLKRLLLKAVHFFTFILFVTPYENEKIVEEHFKKRNPVKWVDGAAKEKNAKKTEQYRVEANYEEVDTSLPSSEDDTVKRDQMPKGREIHFKELLEEREKNSLATYEHLKNCSEKNKKLVTFLGRKFHSLLEDLGQAFTFLRSYCSFRIFEMKGSEVLHVDNSRVMSEMLDATESLISYLETFDAVEKKMLPLTAFLSYQRFNTRMAFEEERSCLDRINEAFCQTRHIPYAVLERSFGNLQMCKRDKDQLNKALQRKTKLIKKLKRSNNQALGELKDVLLTNKELTLNNQCLANCLPNRLPNCLPPKREAVNHVGEDATEEGIQHYAEKVFNFVTCSNGDKPGLTVHEKQLIEAYVCSCIRIKNLHMEIRKHVEVLESLQNGFSVKEGEIQKLNLQIEAYKEEEINIHKKYEEQMNTLHDLIVTLEKQLSKLNAEKNVNKFFILCSICGSKNSIGTILKNRKCLKCCSIIIFFQ; from the exons ATGAACGTGGAGGAGAAATACAAACTAgttaaggaaaaatataaagagaTAAAGGAGCAAAATG ACATCCTCAAAAAGGCCATAGTGGAATACAAAAAGGACATTAAGCAGCTGGAAAGAAATAATGAGGAACAGAAAGACAAAATTAGCCGCATGGCGGATGAGAACAACGACTTGTTGAGTAGCAACAGCCAGCTGTCCAGCAAGGTGGCGCAGCTGGCGAGTTCCCTGGAGGACAAG AAGAAGGGCAACTCCGGGTGGCGCAACTTAATGCTGCTCCCAAAAAACTCACGGGAAAACATCCAGGAGTCCGTCGCGTTCGAGGAGCTCGAAAATAAGATAAAGGAAAATG AGATGCTACACAAAAGAGTGGAGGACCTGCAGAATGAGAATAAAAAGATAGAGAAGGAGCTGGACGAATGTAGGACCCTCCacaaggagaaaataaacgAACGAGAAAGAACCATTGACAGTCTGAACGAAGTTATTAGCAACTCCAGCAAAAGTGTCATCAGGTTGGAGCGCGAAAGAGACGAAATCAGGCAACAGGTCGAAGCGGAGAAAGCAAATTTTGCCCATctcatagaaaaaaaaaatgaatgcataacgaaaatggagagaagcTACAAAGCTATGAGGAGAAAATGCTATCCAAGGTACAAAGTCAATTTTAATAGAATCCCTTTTTCGGCGAGGCCCGACCATTATGATGGTTACCTGCAG CGCCAAATCAACGAGCAGTGCCTACTATTCCAGAGCCACATCCTAAAGGCAATACAAAAGTTGCAAGCGTACCTCCTCAGCTGCAAGAATACCTTTGCGTCTCAAGCGAAGCAGTTAATTGATGTTTGCCAAAAATTGGAGGGAGAACAGAGGGATGACCAGTTTGACTATTCTAGGGTTGCGGACCTGAAGAGGATTTCCCAAAAG GAAGTCAGCTGCCTGGAGGAAGCGATCAGTCTGTTAGACGACCTCGGGACGTGGCTGCGTGGGAGCCAAGACAAGGTGCACGCGCAG GCCCTCCTGCGCAACCTATCCACCGCCATAAAAAAGACGTTCCTAAACGTGATCATCTACCTGTGTGTCGAAGAATACCTCTTCCCAACGGACACGACAGCGAAATCCTTTTCACTGAAAAATGTCGCTCGAGAGTTGAGGTGTTTGAAGAGACTCCTTCTCAAAGCCGTCCACTTTTTCACCTTCATCTTGTTTGTAACTCCatacgaaaatgaaaagattgTGGAAGAGCATTTTAAGAAGAGAAATCCCGTTAAGTGGGTCGACGGAGCtgcaaaggaaaagaacGCAAAAAAGACAGAGCAGTACCGTGTGGAGGCGAACTACGAAGAGGTAGACACGAGTCTGCCAAGCAGTGAAGATGACACTGTGAAGAGGGACCAAATGCCAAAGGGGAGAGAAAtccattttaaagaattgctcgaggagagagaaaaaaactcccTCGCAACATatgaacatttaaaaaactgctcagaaaaaaataaaaaattagttaCCTTCTTGGGGAGAAAATTCCACAGCCTGTTAGAAGACTTAGGTCAAgccttcacatttttaaggtCCTACTGTTCATTTCGCATTTTCGAGATGAAAGGATCTGAAGTTCTTCACGTAGACAACTCCAGGGTGATGAGCGAAATGTTAGATGCAACAGAATCGCTCATCAGTTATCTTGAAACATTCGATGCGGTGGAAAAGAAGATGCTCCCCTTGACTGCGTTCCTGTCTTACCAAAGATTTAACACTCGAATGGCGTTCGAAGAGGAAAGAAGTTGCCTAGACAGGATCAACGAGGCGTTCTGTCAAACCAGGCATATCCCCTACGCCGTGCTGGAGCGCAGCTTCGGGAACCTCCAAATGTGCAAGAGGGACAAGGACCAGCTGAACAAGGCGCTTCAGCGAAAAACCAAGTTGATCAAAAAGTTGAAGCGAAGTAACAACCAG GCCCTCGGCGAACTTAAGGACGTACTGCTGACCAACAAAGAACTGACCCTCAACAACCAGTGCCTGGCCAACTGCCTGCCCAACCGCCTGCCCAACTGCCTTCCCCCAAAACGGGAGGCCGTCAACCACGTGGGGGAAGACGCCACCGAGGAGGGCATCCAGCATTACGCGGAAAAGGTCTTTAACTTTGTCACGTGCAGCAACGGAGACAAGCCAGGGTTAACTGTTCACGAGAAACAGCTCATCGAAGCGTACGTCTGTTCCTGCATACGTATAAAGAACTTGCACATGGAAATACGCAAGCACGTGGAG GTTCTGGAAAGCCTACAAAACGGGTTCAGCGTTAAGGAGGGCGAAATACAAAAACTGAATCTCCAAATAGAGGCGTACAAG GAGGAAGAGATaaatattcacaaaaaatacgAAGAGCAG ATGAATACCCTGCACGATTTAATCGTCACCCTGGAAAAGCAGTTATCCAAGCTGAACGCTGAAAAGAACGTCAACAAGTTTTTCATCCTCTGCTCCATTTGCGGCAGCAAAAATAGCATCG GCACCATTCTGAAAAACCGCAAGTGCCTCAAGTGCTGCTcgataattattttcttccagtga
- a CDS encoding hypothetical protein, conserved (encoded by transcript PVX_000905A) — MNKLRLISKPTFFMNSAKRNHLNYKLHLKYKQWDFLKHEIVSYFNSHSRVSTVVDVQGRCWEKFKKKELLQVHGYIPAIIWKYGAEQRICIDHRLIDEYAFEEEDGHLSLLFSARLFRIHVDGNVVECVVSHVEADPVEKHIYFLKFARVVSNQVTELNIPCSIVGLIGCPAYVNGYHVQLAMNYIKCKVIGNNIPPPFQIDVSRLTYKEPYNSIKLGELAHLLPEDGNVVFSEEYDLNETEVVWTYEPGKIPETPLPEDYIDPNFVNKKGKRIQLTYKDYWPKQ, encoded by the exons atgaacaagctGAGGCTAATTAGCAAACCAACGTTCTTCATGAACAgtgcaaaaaggaaccaCCTAAATTACAAGCTGCATTTGAAGTACAAGCAGTGGGACTTTCTGAAGCACGAAATTGTGAGCTACTTCAATTCGCATAGTAGGGTAAGCACGGTGGTGGATGTGCAGGGCAGATGTTGGGAGAAGtttaagaagaaggagctgctCCAAGTGCACGGGTACATTCCCGCCATCATTTGGAAGTACGGAGCGGAGCAGCGGATTTGCATCGACCACAGGTTGATTGATGAGTATGCCttcgaggaggaggacggcCACCTGTCTTTGC tgTTCTCCGCGAGGCTGTTCAGAATTCACGTCGATGGGAACGTCGTCGAGTGCGTCGTGTCACACGTTGAGGCGGATCCGG TCGAAAAGCACATTTACTTCCTCAAGTTCGCCAGAGTGGTTAGCAACCAAGTGACCGAGTTAAACATCCCGTGCAGCATCGTTGGTCTTATCGGCTGCCCTGCGTACGTCAATGGCTACCACGTCCAGCTGGCGATGAACTACATAAAGTGCAAAGTGATAGGGAATAatattccccccccttttcaaatTGACGTGTCGAGGCTAACTTACAAAGAGCCGTACAATTCGATTAAGTTGGGGGAGTTAGCG CACCTACTGCCGGAAGACGGGAATGTAGTTTTTTCGGAGGAGTACGACTTAAATGAGACAGAAGTGGTGTGGACCTACGAGCCCGGCAAG ATTCCGGAGACGCCCCTGCCAGAGGATTACATAGACCCGAACTTTGTGaacaagaaggggaagcgcaTTCAGCTCACGTACAAGGACTACTGGCCGAAGCAGTGA